From the genome of Amycolatopsis sp. NBC_01488, one region includes:
- a CDS encoding serine hydrolase domain-containing protein, which yields MSKLTELAAWLESRLPAVLAEHQVPGAAVAVYAGGEIIDHAAGVLNKGTGVEADVDSLFQIGSITKIWTTTLALQLVGEGVLDLDEPVRKYLPEFTIADQEAAARITVRQLMCHTSGFEGDIFTDTGRGADCVEKYVATLGDVPQLFAPGEMFSYNNAAFCVLGRVVEVLRGKAYNDCLADHLFVPLGLTHAAASPYEAIRYRAALGHLTPEPGADPQPAGVWALAASNAPAGSMLAMRPRDLVTFAGMHLRDGEGPDGTRVLSAENARAMRERVVELPDLGLMGEAWGLGWSLSEGGAVVGHDGGTIGQSAFLRLAPEHGVAVALLTNGGHPIAVYTKVVGHLLKELTGIELAVPPVPDPAAPRIDATRYVGEYSSSVADITVSQDDDGRVWVERVPKGIFAELAKPEKTELVAMNGDTLILAEPMQGMYLPHAFVGDDGTGRALYLHTGRADRRVRA from the coding sequence ATGTCGAAACTCACCGAACTCGCCGCCTGGCTCGAGAGCCGGCTCCCCGCCGTCCTGGCCGAGCACCAGGTGCCCGGCGCGGCCGTGGCCGTGTACGCCGGCGGCGAAATCATCGATCACGCGGCCGGGGTGCTCAACAAGGGCACCGGCGTCGAGGCGGACGTCGACTCGCTGTTCCAGATCGGGTCCATCACGAAGATCTGGACGACCACGCTGGCGCTGCAGCTCGTCGGCGAAGGCGTGCTCGACCTCGACGAGCCGGTGCGGAAGTACCTGCCCGAGTTCACGATCGCCGACCAAGAGGCCGCCGCGCGGATCACCGTCCGGCAGCTGATGTGCCACACGTCCGGCTTCGAGGGCGATATCTTCACCGACACCGGCCGCGGCGCCGACTGCGTCGAAAAGTACGTCGCCACCCTCGGCGACGTCCCGCAGCTGTTCGCGCCCGGCGAGATGTTCTCCTACAACAACGCCGCGTTCTGCGTGCTCGGCCGCGTCGTGGAAGTGCTGCGCGGCAAGGCCTACAACGACTGCCTGGCCGACCACCTGTTCGTCCCCTTGGGACTGACGCACGCGGCGGCGAGCCCGTACGAGGCGATCCGGTACCGGGCCGCGCTGGGCCACCTCACGCCCGAGCCCGGTGCCGACCCGCAGCCCGCCGGCGTCTGGGCGCTGGCGGCGTCCAACGCCCCGGCCGGCTCGATGCTCGCCATGCGCCCGCGCGACCTGGTCACGTTCGCCGGCATGCACCTGCGCGACGGCGAAGGCCCGGACGGCACCCGGGTGCTCAGCGCCGAGAACGCCCGCGCCATGCGGGAACGCGTCGTGGAGCTGCCCGACCTCGGCCTGATGGGCGAAGCGTGGGGCCTCGGCTGGTCGCTGTCCGAAGGCGGCGCGGTCGTCGGCCACGACGGCGGCACGATCGGCCAGTCGGCCTTCCTGCGCCTCGCACCGGAGCACGGCGTCGCCGTCGCGCTGCTGACCAACGGCGGCCACCCGATCGCCGTCTACACCAAGGTCGTCGGCCACCTCCTGAAGGAGCTGACCGGCATCGAGCTGGCCGTGCCGCCGGTGCCGGACCCGGCCGCGCCGCGCATCGACGCCACCCGGTACGTCGGCGAGTACTCGTCGTCCGTCGCGGACATCACGGTCAGCCAGGACGACGACGGCCGCGTCTGGGTCGAGCGCGTCCCGAAGGGGATCTTCGCGGAGCTGGCCAAGCCCGAGAAGACCGAGCTGGTCGCGATGAACGGCGACACGCTGATCCTGGCCGAGCCGATGCAGGGCATGTACCTGCCGCACGCCTTCGTCGGTGACGACGGCACCGGCCGCGCGCTGTACCTGCACACCGGCCGGGCCGACCGGCGGGTGCGCGCGTGA
- the menC gene encoding o-succinylbenzoate synthase: MKLTGVELLRVRMPLVAPFRTSFGTQAERELLLLRAVTSEGEGWGECGAMVDPLYSSEYVDGVEHVLRTFLVPALLAADDLTANKVAPLLAKFKGHRMAKGALEMAVLDAELRAHGVSFATALGSTKDSVPCGVSVGIMDTVPKLLDVVGGYLDAGYLRIKLKIEPGWDVEPVRAVRERFGGDILLQVDANTAYTLSDVPQLQRLDPFELLLIEQPLEEEDVLGHAELAQHIRTPICLDESVVSARSAADAIKLGACRIVNIKPSRVGGYLEARRVHDVCAAHGVPVWCGGMIETGLGRAANVALASLPGFTLPGDTSASDRFYTSDITEPFVLEGGRLPVPSGPGLGVTPIPERLAEVTTARSWLAH, translated from the coding sequence GTGAAACTCACCGGGGTGGAACTGCTGCGCGTCCGGATGCCGCTGGTCGCGCCGTTCCGGACGTCGTTCGGCACGCAGGCCGAACGCGAGCTCCTGCTCCTGCGCGCGGTGACGTCCGAAGGCGAGGGCTGGGGCGAGTGCGGTGCGATGGTCGACCCGCTCTACTCCTCGGAGTACGTCGACGGCGTCGAGCACGTCCTGCGGACCTTCCTCGTGCCGGCCCTGCTCGCCGCCGACGACCTGACCGCGAACAAGGTCGCGCCGCTGCTGGCGAAGTTCAAGGGCCACCGGATGGCCAAGGGCGCCCTCGAAATGGCGGTCCTCGACGCCGAGCTGCGCGCCCACGGCGTGTCCTTCGCGACGGCGTTGGGGTCCACAAAGGACTCCGTGCCGTGCGGGGTGTCGGTCGGCATCATGGACACCGTCCCGAAGCTCCTCGACGTCGTCGGCGGCTACCTCGACGCCGGGTACCTGCGGATCAAGCTGAAGATCGAGCCCGGCTGGGACGTCGAGCCGGTGCGCGCGGTCCGCGAGCGCTTCGGCGGCGACATCCTGCTGCAGGTCGACGCGAACACCGCGTACACGCTCTCGGACGTGCCGCAGCTGCAACGGCTCGACCCCTTCGAGCTGCTGCTCATCGAGCAGCCCCTCGAAGAGGAGGACGTGCTCGGCCACGCCGAGCTGGCCCAGCACATCCGGACGCCGATCTGCCTGGACGAGTCCGTCGTCTCCGCCCGCTCGGCGGCCGACGCGATCAAGCTCGGCGCCTGCCGGATCGTCAACATCAAGCCCAGCCGGGTCGGCGGGTACCTCGAGGCGCGGCGGGTGCACGACGTCTGCGCCGCGCACGGCGTCCCGGTGTGGTGCGGCGGGATGATCGAGACCGGGCTGGGCCGGGCGGCCAACGTCGCGCTCGCGTCGCTGCCCGGCTTCACCCTGCCGGGCGACACCTCGGCGTCGGACCGGTTCTACACCAGCGACATCACCGAGCCCTTCGTCCTCGAAGGCGGCCGGCTGCCGGTGCCGTCCGGTCCCGGCCTCGGCGTCACGCCGATCCCGGAGCGGCTCGCCGAGGTGACCACCGCCCGGTCCTGGCTCGCGCACTGA
- a CDS encoding GNAT family N-acetyltransferase yields MTEVVTNTAPPLRDEAAAVAAAAATASGVHVRTLAEVADLTAVTRLFESIWRPAPGNQPVTSELLRAMVTAGNYVGGAFDGPDLLGACFGFFGGPAKEGPHTGPHTGPHPGLHPGLHPGLHSHIAGVATAGHGRGIGFALKLHQRAWALSRDVQVISWTFDPLVRRNAHFNLTKLAARPEQYLPDFYGPMHDGINGAGDTDRLMAVWDLASPPVRAAAEGRPTRLDAATLRADGAAVALAAGPDGGPVTGPADAPVVLVAVPPDIEALRRADPGRGRAWRVALREVLGGLLAGGASVIGFDRAGWYVVAKERTS; encoded by the coding sequence GTGACAGAAGTCGTGACGAACACAGCCCCGCCGCTGCGGGACGAGGCGGCCGCCGTCGCGGCCGCCGCCGCCACGGCCTCGGGGGTCCACGTCCGGACCCTGGCCGAGGTCGCCGACCTGACCGCCGTGACCCGGCTCTTCGAGTCGATCTGGCGCCCGGCTCCCGGCAACCAGCCCGTGACGTCCGAACTGCTGCGTGCCATGGTCACGGCGGGCAACTACGTCGGGGGCGCCTTCGACGGGCCCGACCTCCTCGGCGCCTGCTTCGGGTTCTTCGGCGGACCCGCGAAGGAGGGGCCGCACACGGGGCCGCACACGGGGCCGCACCCGGGGCTGCACCCGGGACTACACCCGGGACTACACAGCCACATCGCCGGGGTCGCCACCGCCGGGCACGGCCGCGGCATCGGCTTCGCGCTGAAGCTGCACCAACGCGCGTGGGCGCTGAGCCGGGACGTCCAGGTGATCTCGTGGACGTTCGACCCGCTGGTGCGGCGCAACGCCCACTTCAACCTGACCAAGCTCGCCGCCCGCCCCGAGCAGTACCTGCCCGACTTCTACGGCCCGATGCACGACGGCATCAACGGCGCGGGCGACACCGACCGGCTGATGGCCGTCTGGGACCTGGCGAGCCCGCCCGTCCGGGCGGCCGCCGAGGGCAGGCCCACCCGGCTCGACGCGGCCACGCTGCGGGCCGACGGAGCCGCGGTCGCGCTGGCGGCCGGGCCCGACGGCGGCCCGGTCACCGGACCCGCCGACGCGCCGGTCGTGCTCGTCGCCGTGCCGCCGGACATCGAGGCGCTCCGGCGCGCCGACCCCGGCCGCGGCCGGGCGTGGCGGGTCGCGCTGCGCGAGGTGCTGGGCGGCCTGCTCGCCGGCGGCGCCTCCGTCATCGGATTCGATCGTGCCGGCTGGTACGTGGTCGCGAAGGAGCGGACGTCGTGA
- a CDS encoding M20 family metallopeptidase: MIEDIGTLVRCESPSSDHDAVARSAEAVAGIGRRLLGAEPERLVTDGCTHLRWRFGDGPPRVLLLGHHDTVWPLGSLRTHPFEVRDGVLRGPGCFDMKAGVVMALHAAAALPDRGGLSVLVTGDEEIGSPLSRALIEEEAKTCDAVFVLEASADGGALKTRRKGVSRYRIEVEGRAAHAGLEPEKGVNAGIEVAHQILAVAALADADRGTSVVPTALTAGTTTNTVPAAASVAVDVRAWDAAEQHRVDAAIRSLRPHLPGAAIRIDGGVNRPPLDAKASSGLFALANELAAGTLTEAAVGGASDGNFTAGLGIPTLDGLGAVGGGAHADHEHVVVAELRRRTVLLTALAETVLAHRSSSAPTNTRGESGTGQR; the protein is encoded by the coding sequence GTGATCGAGGACATCGGGACGCTCGTCCGCTGCGAGTCACCGTCGAGTGACCACGACGCCGTCGCGCGCAGTGCCGAAGCCGTCGCCGGGATCGGGCGACGGCTGCTCGGCGCCGAGCCCGAACGCCTCGTCACCGACGGCTGCACCCACCTGCGCTGGCGGTTCGGCGACGGCCCGCCGCGCGTGCTGCTGCTCGGCCACCACGACACCGTGTGGCCGCTGGGTTCCCTGCGCACGCACCCCTTCGAAGTCCGCGACGGCGTCCTGCGCGGGCCGGGCTGCTTCGACATGAAAGCCGGCGTCGTGATGGCCCTGCACGCCGCCGCGGCGCTACCGGACCGCGGCGGCCTCTCGGTCCTCGTCACCGGCGACGAGGAGATCGGCTCGCCGCTGTCCCGCGCCCTGATCGAGGAGGAAGCCAAGACCTGCGACGCGGTCTTCGTGCTCGAAGCGTCGGCCGACGGCGGCGCCCTGAAGACCCGCCGCAAAGGTGTTTCCCGGTACCGGATCGAGGTCGAGGGCCGCGCCGCGCACGCCGGGCTCGAACCCGAAAAGGGCGTCAACGCGGGAATCGAGGTCGCCCACCAGATCCTCGCGGTGGCGGCGCTCGCCGACGCGGACCGCGGCACCAGTGTCGTCCCGACCGCGCTGACGGCCGGGACGACGACCAACACCGTGCCCGCCGCGGCGAGCGTCGCGGTCGACGTGCGGGCGTGGGACGCGGCCGAGCAGCACCGCGTCGACGCGGCTATCCGGAGCCTGCGGCCGCACCTGCCCGGCGCGGCGATCCGCATCGACGGCGGCGTCAATCGGCCGCCACTGGACGCGAAGGCGTCGTCGGGACTTTTCGCGCTCGCCAACGAACTCGCGGCCGGGACGCTCACCGAGGCGGCGGTCGGCGGCGCCTCCGACGGCAATTTCACCGCGGGACTGGGCATTCCGACGCTCGACGGCCTCGGCGCGGTCGGCGGCGGTGCCCACGCCGACCACGAACACGTCGTCGTCGCCGAGCTGCGGCGCCGGACCGTGCTGCTCACCGCCCTCGCCGAAACCGTGCTGGCGCACCGGAGTTCGTCCGCGCCGACGAACACGCGGGGCGAATCCGGTACGGGACAACGGTGA
- a CDS encoding amidohydrolase family protein, whose product MHTLLRGGRVVDPGSGFDGVADVLLGAGRVEAVGPSLAAPGATVVDVSGLVVGPGFVDLHSHVHSIAGQRLQAMDGVTTALDLEAGLMPIDRAYAEAAAAGRPLHYGFSASWGAARAQILAGIAPDASIDSGLAVLANPRWQRSSTKTELTAWLSLLEAELANGALGIGVLMGYAPATEPGEFMAVAHLAAKAGVPTYTHVRELVEVDPAIPVDGSVEIAVAAGETGAAMHHCHVNSTSGHHIDRVLATLDTARREGSRVTVEAYPYGAGSTAVGAAFLEPDRLRLKGLQPSSVVILETGERVRDESRLNELRRQDPGAPCLLEFLDETDPRDRGLLHQALAFPDAVVASDAMPVYWTDGRTESTEWPLPPGGTTHPRTAGTFAKTLRLMVREAGAWSWLEAFRRCSYLPSRILDDVAPHARGKGHLGVGADADLVVLDPESITDTATYADPTRPSVGVRHLYVGGVPVVSEGNLDTGALPGRPLRGEPR is encoded by the coding sequence GTGCACACACTCTTGCGGGGCGGCCGGGTCGTGGACCCCGGGAGCGGCTTCGACGGCGTCGCCGACGTGCTGCTCGGCGCCGGCCGGGTCGAGGCCGTCGGGCCGAGCCTCGCAGCGCCGGGCGCCACCGTGGTCGACGTCAGCGGGCTCGTCGTCGGGCCCGGGTTCGTCGACCTGCACAGCCACGTGCACTCCATCGCCGGGCAGCGGCTGCAGGCCATGGACGGCGTCACCACCGCACTCGACCTCGAAGCCGGCCTCATGCCGATCGACCGCGCCTACGCCGAGGCCGCCGCGGCCGGACGTCCGCTGCACTACGGCTTCTCCGCCTCCTGGGGCGCCGCCCGGGCGCAGATCCTCGCCGGCATCGCCCCCGACGCGAGCATCGACAGCGGCCTGGCGGTGCTCGCAAACCCGCGGTGGCAACGCAGTTCCACCAAGACCGAACTCACCGCGTGGCTTTCGCTGCTCGAAGCCGAACTCGCGAACGGCGCCCTGGGCATCGGCGTCCTGATGGGCTACGCGCCCGCGACCGAGCCGGGCGAGTTCATGGCCGTCGCGCACCTCGCCGCGAAGGCCGGCGTGCCCACCTACACCCACGTCCGCGAGCTGGTCGAGGTCGACCCCGCGATCCCGGTCGACGGCTCGGTGGAGATCGCCGTCGCCGCGGGCGAGACCGGTGCCGCGATGCACCACTGCCACGTCAACAGCACCTCCGGCCACCACATCGACCGGGTCCTCGCCACCCTCGACACCGCCCGCCGCGAAGGCTCGCGCGTCACCGTCGAGGCCTACCCGTACGGCGCGGGCAGCACGGCGGTCGGCGCCGCCTTCCTCGAACCGGATCGCTTGCGCCTGAAGGGTTTGCAGCCCTCGAGCGTCGTCATCCTCGAAACGGGGGAGCGGGTCCGCGACGAAAGCCGCCTGAACGAGCTGCGGCGGCAGGACCCGGGCGCGCCGTGCCTCCTCGAGTTCCTGGACGAGACCGACCCCCGCGACCGTGGGCTGCTGCACCAGGCGCTCGCGTTCCCCGATGCCGTCGTCGCCAGCGACGCGATGCCCGTCTACTGGACGGACGGCCGCACCGAAAGCACCGAGTGGCCGCTGCCCCCGGGCGGCACGACGCATCCGCGGACCGCCGGCACCTTCGCCAAGACGCTGCGCCTGATGGTCCGCGAAGCCGGGGCGTGGAGCTGGCTCGAAGCGTTCCGCCGCTGCTCGTACCTGCCGTCGCGCATCCTCGACGACGTCGCGCCGCACGCCCGCGGCAAGGGGCACCTGGGCGTGGGCGCGGACGCCGACCTCGTCGTCCTCGACCCGGAGAGCATCACCGACACCGCGACCTACGCCGACCCGACCCGCCCGTCCGTCGGCGTCCGGCACCTGTACGTCGGCGGGGTTCCCGTGGTCAGCGAAGGAAACCTGGACACCGGCGCGCTGCCCGGCCGGCCGCTGCGAGGTGAGCCGCGGTGA
- a CDS encoding TetR/AcrR family transcriptional regulator encodes MNVKAARASATRESILVTAERLFAEHGVQVVSNRHISEAAGQGNNAAVNYHFGTKVDLVRAIVRKHAEPMERLRAELVEATGDDAGLREWVACLVRPSTTYLRELGAPTWFARFSAQVMTDPALRAIIAEESLASPALARAVEGLNRCLDGLPADVRAERSDMARQLMIHMTAERERALAEGTPTPRATWDDAGTGLIDAVTGLLLAPVTPVRPRG; translated from the coding sequence ATGAACGTGAAGGCGGCCCGCGCGAGTGCGACGCGGGAGAGCATCCTCGTGACGGCCGAGCGGCTGTTCGCGGAACACGGGGTGCAGGTGGTGTCCAACCGGCACATCAGCGAGGCCGCCGGCCAGGGCAACAACGCCGCCGTCAACTACCACTTCGGCACCAAGGTCGACCTGGTCCGCGCGATCGTCCGCAAGCACGCCGAGCCGATGGAGCGGCTGCGCGCGGAGCTGGTCGAGGCCACCGGCGACGACGCCGGCCTGCGGGAGTGGGTGGCCTGCCTGGTCCGCCCGAGCACGACGTACCTGCGGGAGCTGGGCGCGCCGACGTGGTTCGCGCGGTTCAGCGCCCAGGTGATGACCGACCCGGCGCTGCGGGCGATCATCGCGGAGGAGTCCCTGGCGTCCCCCGCGCTCGCCCGCGCGGTGGAGGGGCTCAACCGCTGCCTGGACGGCCTGCCGGCGGACGTCCGCGCCGAGCGCAGCGACATGGCCCGCCAGCTGATGATCCACATGACGGCCGAGCGTGAGCGCGCGCTGGCGGAGGGCACCCCGACGCCCCGGGCGACCTGGGACGACGCGGGGACGGGCCTGATCGACGCGGTCACCGGCCTGCTCCTGGCCCCGGTGACGCCGGTTCGTCCGCGCGGCTGA
- a CDS encoding DUF6010 family protein: MIAVLAPIFIGLVYVLLSSLIPEPHRRKINAVMVGGAGAAYLSGGALGPWELAFCAVMTYVAFRGLDSWTFIGVGWLLHTGWDVVHHLKGHPILPFAHDSSFGCAICDPVIAIWCFTGGRSVTGWFRRVGAPEPRVPERT, encoded by the coding sequence ATGATCGCAGTGCTCGCGCCGATCTTCATCGGCCTCGTCTACGTCCTGCTCAGCTCGCTGATCCCGGAACCGCACCGGCGGAAGATCAACGCCGTCATGGTGGGCGGCGCCGGTGCGGCCTACCTCTCCGGTGGCGCCCTCGGGCCGTGGGAGCTGGCGTTCTGCGCGGTGATGACGTACGTCGCGTTCCGCGGGCTGGACTCGTGGACGTTCATCGGCGTCGGCTGGCTCCTGCACACCGGCTGGGACGTCGTCCACCACCTGAAGGGCCACCCGATCCTGCCGTTCGCGCACGACTCGTCGTTCGGCTGCGCGATCTGCGACCCGGTGATCGCGATCTGGTGCTTCACCGGCGGCCGGTCGGTCACCGGGTGGTTCCGGCGGGTTGGCGCGCCGGAGCCGCGGGTACCCGAGCGGACATGA
- a CDS encoding alpha/beta hydrolase fold domain-containing protein codes for MLTSRAPLTLPRAERTATRVSYRDALVAPLAGYRPLLLDLVVPAGSPAAAGHPVVVYLYGGAPAAGSHKHSLLGDRVADRLVAAGFAVARAQYRHGREAAFPAQVHDVKAAVRWVRHHAGDLGLDAGRVAAWGHSAGGYLAAMLAVTADDDGFEGDLGITGPSSRVGAAVAWSPPTDFTRIPPPPAGSPLHSTGHDPHDWLPGPTASPLLHASATAAPLLLAHGTDDAGIPIAHSEALVAAYWRAGADADLIRLDGAGHFYGERKLRHVTDAGIAFLRNHLTATPGRATPNR; via the coding sequence GTGCTCACTTCCCGTGCCCCGCTCACCCTGCCCCGGGCCGAACGGACCGCGACGCGAGTGTCCTACCGGGACGCACTCGTGGCACCGCTCGCCGGGTACCGGCCGCTGCTGCTCGACCTCGTCGTCCCGGCCGGAAGCCCGGCCGCCGCCGGACATCCGGTCGTCGTGTACCTCTACGGCGGGGCACCCGCGGCCGGGTCGCACAAGCACAGCCTGCTGGGCGACCGGGTCGCGGATCGGTTGGTGGCGGCCGGGTTCGCCGTCGCGCGGGCCCAGTACCGGCACGGGCGCGAGGCCGCTTTCCCCGCGCAGGTCCACGATGTGAAGGCCGCCGTGCGGTGGGTCCGCCACCACGCCGGGGACCTCGGCCTCGACGCCGGGCGGGTCGCGGCGTGGGGGCACTCGGCGGGCGGCTACCTGGCCGCGATGCTCGCGGTGACCGCGGACGACGACGGCTTCGAAGGGGACCTCGGGATCACCGGCCCGTCGAGCCGCGTCGGCGCGGCCGTCGCGTGGAGCCCGCCGACCGACTTCACGCGCATCCCGCCGCCGCCGGCGGGTTCTCCCTTGCACAGCACCGGTCACGACCCGCACGACTGGCTCCCCGGCCCGACGGCGAGCCCGCTGCTGCACGCGTCCGCCACCGCGGCGCCGCTCCTGCTGGCCCACGGCACCGACGACGCCGGGATCCCGATCGCCCACAGCGAAGCACTGGTCGCCGCCTACTGGCGCGCCGGTGCCGACGCCGACCTGATCCGCCTCGACGGCGCGGGCCACTTCTACGGCGAACGGAAGCTCCGGCACGTCACCGACGCCGGGATCGCCTTCCTCCGCAACCACCTCACGGCGACACCCGGACGCGCTACGCCGAACAGGTGA